In Gambusia affinis linkage group LG08, SWU_Gaff_1.0, whole genome shotgun sequence, a single window of DNA contains:
- the ppfibp1b gene encoding liprin-beta-1b isoform X3 → MMSDASDMLAAALEQMDGIIAGSKALDYSNGLFDCQSPTSPFMGSLRALHLLEDLRSVIELMDTEERESLRCQIPDSTADSLVEWLHGNLSNGHISLGGGDHYQERLSRLEGDKESLVLQVSVLTDQVEAQGEKIRDLDICLDEHREKLNATEEMLQQELLCRTALETQKLELMSEVSNLKLKLNSLDKDRLDFDRFRDSEDLILEINELRYRLTELDSEKLQYEKKLKSTKEELSSLRRQLEGKDGEMRRLQDDTAFKPVVTSSHDGLERDVEVQRMKKAVESLMAANEEKDRKIEELKQSLLRYKKVQDMVMSVQGKKEKTKDAERLESPGDGSNLLLSGSSDSVESEKQDITDVEQLQTKKPDEPERLSGLSEDSSPSPSPADPVHPSEHAQTEGQSNHKLSKNDSQAQLEDSNNEVSTSEENCKMSEKPPMNPSATLPASITDDSFGSRKARSSFGKGFFKLRGGKKTSSSPNLDRSRSASAPMLAETERQGTDHLDLAGVPQRSSNSDSTHTLPTTPESRKKSKGIKKLFGKLKRSQSTTFNLDDNLPEGEFKRGGVRATAGPRLGWSRDFQRVNNEVDAPFARWSKDQVCDWLQEQGLGLYVNMARVWIHSGQTLLQASQQDLERELGIKQPLHRKKLQLALQALGSEEEDNKGKLDYNWVTRWLDDIGLPQYKTQFDEARVDGRMLHYMTVDDLLSLKVGSVLHHLSIKRAIQVLRLNNYEPNCLRRRPSDENNISPAEISQWTNHRVMEWLRSVDLAEYAPNLRGSGVHGGLMVLEPRFNVETMALLLNIPPNKTLLRRHLATHFSLLIGSEAQQLKQECLENPDYTLLTATTKVKPRKLSFGNFGMRKKKQEENEEYVCPMDVEMPKGRSFQKGFELQIYEDDLDRLEQMEDSEGTVRQIGAFSEGIQNLTSMLKDDEFFKEMSNSPNPSVTDEESNA, encoded by the exons ATGATGTCTGACGCCAGCGACATGTTGGCGGCTGCCTTGGAGCAGATGGATGGGATAATAGCAG GCTCAAAGGCCTTGGACTATTCCAACGGTCTGTTTGACTGTCAGTCGCCTACCTCTCCGTTCATGGGAAGCCTGCGGGCGCTCCACCTATTGGAGGACCTGCGGAGTGTGATTGAGTTAATGGACACAGAGGAAAGGGAAAGTCTCCGCTGCCAGATCCCCGACTCCACCGCTGACAGTCTGGTGGAGTGGCTTCATGGTAACCTG TCCAATGGGCACATCTCTCTGGGTGGGGGTGACCACTACCAAGAAAGGCTGTCAAGACTAGAAGGCGACAAGGAGTCTCTGGTGCTTCAG GTGAGTGTGCTGACTGACCAGGTGGAGGCGCAGGGAGAGAAGATTCGTGATCTGGACATATGTTTGGATGAGCACAGGGAGAAACTCAACGCCACAGAGGAGATGCTgcagcag GAGCTTCTGTGCAGAACGGCTCTGGAGACGCAGAAACTCGAGTTAATGTCTGAAGTGTCCAACCTCAAGTTGAAGCTCAACTCTTTGGACAAGGACAGACTGGACTTTGACCGATTTAGGGACAGTGAG GATTTAATTCTTGAAATTAATGAACTTCGGTACAGACTGACAGAGCTGGACAGTGAAAAACTGCAGTATGAAAAGAAACTTAAGTCCACAAAG GAGGAGTTGTCGTCTTTGAGGAGACAGCTGGAGGGCAAAGATGGTGAAATGAGGAGACTACAGGATGACACGGCCTTCAAACCTGTTGTAACAAGTAGCCATGATGGCCTAGAAAGAG ATGTGGAAGTGCAAAGAATGAAAAAGGCGGTTGAATCACTAATGGCAGCAAATGAAGAAAAG GATCGTAAGATAGAGGAGCTCAAACAGTCGCTTTTGCGGTACAAGAAAGTTCAAGACATGGTGATGTCGGTACAAGGGAAAAAAG agaaaacaaaagatgcCGAGCGGCTTGAGAGTCCCGGCGATGGATCCAATCTGCTCTTGTCTGGCAGCTCTGACTCTGTGGAATCTGAAAAGCAAGACATTACAGATGTTGAACAGCTGCAAACAAAGAAGCCAGACGAG CCGGAAAGACTCAGTGGACTGAGTGAAGACTCGTCGCCCTCTCCCAGCCCAGCTGATCCAGTTCATCCATCAGAGCACGCACAGACAGAGGGCCAAAG taatcacaAACTGAGCAAAAATGACAGCCAGGCCCAGTTAGAAGACAGCAACAATGAAGTG TCTACAAgtgaagaaaactgtaaaatgagtGAAAAGCCACCTATGAATCCCTCTGCCACCTTGCCTGCCTCCATCACAGACGACAGCTTTGGTTCCAGAAAGGCTCGCTCGTCTTTTGGAAAAGGTTTCTTCAAGCTCCGCGGAGGGAAGAAAACATCCAGCAGCCCTAACCTCG ACCGCAGCAGGAGTGCAAGTGCGCCTATGCTAG ctgaaACAGAGCGACAGGGCACCGACCATCTGGACCTCGCCGGAGTGCCACAGAGGTCATCCAACAGCGACAGCACACACACGCTTCCTACAACCCCAGAAAGCAGGAAGAAGtcaaaaggcataaaaaaactCTTTGGGAA GCTTAAGCGGAGTCAGTCGACCACATTTAACCTGGATGACAACCTCCCAGAGGGAGAGTTCAAGCGAGGCGGAGTGCGAGCCACAGCGGGACCCAGACTGGGTTGGTCTCGTGATTTCCAGCGAGTCAACAA TGAAGTGGATGCTCCGTTTGCGCGCTGGTCAAAGGATCAGGTCTGTGACTGGCTGCAGGAGCAGGGCCTGGGCCTTTACGTCAACATGGCCCGTGTGTGGATTCACTCGGGACAGACTCTGCTGCAGGCGTCGCAGCAAGACCTCGAGAGG GAGCTGGGCATCAAGCAGCCACTGCACAGAAAGAAGCTGCAGCTCGCTTTGCAGGCCCTCggctcagaggaggaggataATAAGGGAAAGCTGGACTACAACTGGGTGACTA GGTGGTTGGACGACATCGGTCTACCTCAGTATAAAACCCAGTTTGATGAAGCCAGAGTTGATGGTCGAATGCTTCACTATATGACAGTG GACGACCTGCTCTCCCTGAAGGTGGGAAGTGTCCTGCATCACCTCAGCATCAAGAGAGCAATTCAGGTTCTTCGACTCAACAACTACGAGCCCAACTGTTTGCGGCGCAGACCGTCAGATGAG AACAACATTTCACCTGCAGAGATTTCCCAGTGGACCAACCACAGGGTGATGGAATGGCTTCGATCTGTCGACCTCGCCGAGTACGCTCCCAACCTCAGAGGCAGTGGCGTCCACGGAGGCCTGATG GTTCTGGAGCCCCGGTTCAATGTGGAGACCATGGCTCTGCTGCTGAACATCCCCCCTAATAAGACTCTGCTGCGTCGCCACCTGGCCACACATTTCAGTCTGCTGATTGGCTCAGAGGCCCAGCAGCTCAAACAGGAATGTCTGGAGAACCCAGACTACACGTTGCTCACTGCCACCACCAAAGTCAAG CCAAGGAAGCTGTCATTTGGTAACTTTGggatgaggaagaagaagcaGGAGGAAAATGAGGAGTATGTGTGCCCAATGGATGTGGAGATGCCAAAAGGTCGAAGCTTCCAGAAAGGCTTTGAGCTCCAGATCTATGAGGACGACCTGGACAGGCTGGAGCAG ATGGAGGACTCTGAGGGGACGGTGAGACAAATCGGGGCCTTCTCTGAGGGAATCCAGAACCTGACG AGCATGCTGAAAGATGATGAATTCTTTAAAGAGATGTCGAACTCTCCGAACCCCAGCGTAACGGATGAGGAATCCAACGCATGA
- the ppfibp1b gene encoding liprin-beta-1b isoform X4: MMSDASDMLAAALEQMDGIIAGSKALDYSNGLFDCQSPTSPFMGSLRALHLLEDLRSVIELMDTEERESLRCQIPDSTADSLVEWLHGNLSNGHISLGGGDHYQERLSRLEGDKESLVLQVSVLTDQVEAQGEKIRDLDICLDEHREKLNATEEMLQQELLCRTALETQKLELMSEVSNLKLKLNSLDKDRLDFDRFRDSEDLILEINELRYRLTELDSEKLQYEKKLKSTKEELSSLRRQLEGKDGEMRRLQDDTAFKPVVTSSHDGLERDVEVQRMKKAVESLMAANEEKDRKIEELKQSLLRYKKVQDMVMSVQGKKEKTKDAERLESPGDGSNLLLSGSSDSVESEKQDITDVEQLQTKKPDEPERLSGLSEDSSPSPSPADPVHPSEHAQTEGQSNHKLSKNDSQAQLEDSNNEVSTSEENCKMSEKPPMNPSATLPASITDDSFGSRKARSSFGKGFFKLRGGKKTSSSPNLAETERQGTDHLDLAGVPQRSSNSDSTHTLPTTPESRKKSKGIKKLFGKLKRSQSTTFNLDDNLPEGEFKRGGVRATAGPRLGWSRDFQRVNNEVDAPFARWSKDQVCDWLQEQGLGLYVNMARVWIHSGQTLLQASQQDLERELGIKQPLHRKKLQLALQALGSEEEDNKGKLDYNWVTRWLDDIGLPQYKTQFDEARVDGRMLHYMTVDDLLSLKVGSVLHHLSIKRAIQVLRLNNYEPNCLRRRPSDENNISPAEISQWTNHRVMEWLRSVDLAEYAPNLRGSGVHGGLMVLEPRFNVETMALLLNIPPNKTLLRRHLATHFSLLIGSEAQQLKQECLENPDYTLLTATTKVKPRKLSFGNFGMRKKKQEENEEYVCPMDVEMPKGRSFQKGFELQIYEDDLDRLEQMEDSEGTVRQIGAFSEGIQNLTSMLKDDEFFKEMSNSPNPSVTDEESNA, from the exons ATGATGTCTGACGCCAGCGACATGTTGGCGGCTGCCTTGGAGCAGATGGATGGGATAATAGCAG GCTCAAAGGCCTTGGACTATTCCAACGGTCTGTTTGACTGTCAGTCGCCTACCTCTCCGTTCATGGGAAGCCTGCGGGCGCTCCACCTATTGGAGGACCTGCGGAGTGTGATTGAGTTAATGGACACAGAGGAAAGGGAAAGTCTCCGCTGCCAGATCCCCGACTCCACCGCTGACAGTCTGGTGGAGTGGCTTCATGGTAACCTG TCCAATGGGCACATCTCTCTGGGTGGGGGTGACCACTACCAAGAAAGGCTGTCAAGACTAGAAGGCGACAAGGAGTCTCTGGTGCTTCAG GTGAGTGTGCTGACTGACCAGGTGGAGGCGCAGGGAGAGAAGATTCGTGATCTGGACATATGTTTGGATGAGCACAGGGAGAAACTCAACGCCACAGAGGAGATGCTgcagcag GAGCTTCTGTGCAGAACGGCTCTGGAGACGCAGAAACTCGAGTTAATGTCTGAAGTGTCCAACCTCAAGTTGAAGCTCAACTCTTTGGACAAGGACAGACTGGACTTTGACCGATTTAGGGACAGTGAG GATTTAATTCTTGAAATTAATGAACTTCGGTACAGACTGACAGAGCTGGACAGTGAAAAACTGCAGTATGAAAAGAAACTTAAGTCCACAAAG GAGGAGTTGTCGTCTTTGAGGAGACAGCTGGAGGGCAAAGATGGTGAAATGAGGAGACTACAGGATGACACGGCCTTCAAACCTGTTGTAACAAGTAGCCATGATGGCCTAGAAAGAG ATGTGGAAGTGCAAAGAATGAAAAAGGCGGTTGAATCACTAATGGCAGCAAATGAAGAAAAG GATCGTAAGATAGAGGAGCTCAAACAGTCGCTTTTGCGGTACAAGAAAGTTCAAGACATGGTGATGTCGGTACAAGGGAAAAAAG agaaaacaaaagatgcCGAGCGGCTTGAGAGTCCCGGCGATGGATCCAATCTGCTCTTGTCTGGCAGCTCTGACTCTGTGGAATCTGAAAAGCAAGACATTACAGATGTTGAACAGCTGCAAACAAAGAAGCCAGACGAG CCGGAAAGACTCAGTGGACTGAGTGAAGACTCGTCGCCCTCTCCCAGCCCAGCTGATCCAGTTCATCCATCAGAGCACGCACAGACAGAGGGCCAAAG taatcacaAACTGAGCAAAAATGACAGCCAGGCCCAGTTAGAAGACAGCAACAATGAAGTG TCTACAAgtgaagaaaactgtaaaatgagtGAAAAGCCACCTATGAATCCCTCTGCCACCTTGCCTGCCTCCATCACAGACGACAGCTTTGGTTCCAGAAAGGCTCGCTCGTCTTTTGGAAAAGGTTTCTTCAAGCTCCGCGGAGGGAAGAAAACATCCAGCAGCCCTAACCTCG ctgaaACAGAGCGACAGGGCACCGACCATCTGGACCTCGCCGGAGTGCCACAGAGGTCATCCAACAGCGACAGCACACACACGCTTCCTACAACCCCAGAAAGCAGGAAGAAGtcaaaaggcataaaaaaactCTTTGGGAA GCTTAAGCGGAGTCAGTCGACCACATTTAACCTGGATGACAACCTCCCAGAGGGAGAGTTCAAGCGAGGCGGAGTGCGAGCCACAGCGGGACCCAGACTGGGTTGGTCTCGTGATTTCCAGCGAGTCAACAA TGAAGTGGATGCTCCGTTTGCGCGCTGGTCAAAGGATCAGGTCTGTGACTGGCTGCAGGAGCAGGGCCTGGGCCTTTACGTCAACATGGCCCGTGTGTGGATTCACTCGGGACAGACTCTGCTGCAGGCGTCGCAGCAAGACCTCGAGAGG GAGCTGGGCATCAAGCAGCCACTGCACAGAAAGAAGCTGCAGCTCGCTTTGCAGGCCCTCggctcagaggaggaggataATAAGGGAAAGCTGGACTACAACTGGGTGACTA GGTGGTTGGACGACATCGGTCTACCTCAGTATAAAACCCAGTTTGATGAAGCCAGAGTTGATGGTCGAATGCTTCACTATATGACAGTG GACGACCTGCTCTCCCTGAAGGTGGGAAGTGTCCTGCATCACCTCAGCATCAAGAGAGCAATTCAGGTTCTTCGACTCAACAACTACGAGCCCAACTGTTTGCGGCGCAGACCGTCAGATGAG AACAACATTTCACCTGCAGAGATTTCCCAGTGGACCAACCACAGGGTGATGGAATGGCTTCGATCTGTCGACCTCGCCGAGTACGCTCCCAACCTCAGAGGCAGTGGCGTCCACGGAGGCCTGATG GTTCTGGAGCCCCGGTTCAATGTGGAGACCATGGCTCTGCTGCTGAACATCCCCCCTAATAAGACTCTGCTGCGTCGCCACCTGGCCACACATTTCAGTCTGCTGATTGGCTCAGAGGCCCAGCAGCTCAAACAGGAATGTCTGGAGAACCCAGACTACACGTTGCTCACTGCCACCACCAAAGTCAAG CCAAGGAAGCTGTCATTTGGTAACTTTGggatgaggaagaagaagcaGGAGGAAAATGAGGAGTATGTGTGCCCAATGGATGTGGAGATGCCAAAAGGTCGAAGCTTCCAGAAAGGCTTTGAGCTCCAGATCTATGAGGACGACCTGGACAGGCTGGAGCAG ATGGAGGACTCTGAGGGGACGGTGAGACAAATCGGGGCCTTCTCTGAGGGAATCCAGAACCTGACG AGCATGCTGAAAGATGATGAATTCTTTAAAGAGATGTCGAACTCTCCGAACCCCAGCGTAACGGATGAGGAATCCAACGCATGA
- the ppfibp1b gene encoding liprin-beta-1b isoform X2 encodes MMSDASDMLAAALEQMDGIIAGSKALDYSNGLFDCQSPTSPFMGSLRALHLLEDLRSVIELMDTEERESLRCQIPDSTADSLVEWLHGNLSNGHISLGGGDHYQERLSRLEGDKESLVLQVSVLTDQVEAQGEKIRDLDICLDEHREKLNATEEMLQQELLCRTALETQKLELMSEVSNLKLKLNSLDKDRLDFDRFRDSEDLILEINELRYRLTELDSEKLQYEKKLKSTKEELSSLRRQLEGKDGEMRRLQDDTAFKPVVTSSHDGLERVSHPDETLRKRLKEKHVEVQRMKKAVESLMAANEEKDRKIEELKQSLLRYKKVQDMVMSVQGKKEKTKDAERLESPGDGSNLLLSGSSDSVESEKQDITDVEQLQTKKPDEPERLSGLSEDSSPSPSPADPVHPSEHAQTEGQSNHKLSKNDSQAQLEDSNNEVSTSEENCKMSEKPPMNPSATLPASITDDSFGSRKARSSFGKGFFKLRGGKKTSSSPNLAETERQGTDHLDLAGVPQRSSNSDSTHTLPTTPESRKKSKGIKKLFGKLKRSQSTTFNLDDNLPEGEFKRGGVRATAGPRLGWSRDFQRVNNEVDAPFARWSKDQVCDWLQEQGLGLYVNMARVWIHSGQTLLQASQQDLERELGIKQPLHRKKLQLALQALGSEEEDNKGKLDYNWVTRWLDDIGLPQYKTQFDEARVDGRMLHYMTVDDLLSLKVGSVLHHLSIKRAIQVLRLNNYEPNCLRRRPSDENNISPAEISQWTNHRVMEWLRSVDLAEYAPNLRGSGVHGGLMVLEPRFNVETMALLLNIPPNKTLLRRHLATHFSLLIGSEAQQLKQECLENPDYTLLTATTKVKPRKLSFGNFGMRKKKQEENEEYVCPMDVEMPKGRSFQKGFELQIYEDDLDRLEQMEDSEGTVRQIGAFSEGIQNLTSMLKDDEFFKEMSNSPNPSVTDEESNA; translated from the exons ATGATGTCTGACGCCAGCGACATGTTGGCGGCTGCCTTGGAGCAGATGGATGGGATAATAGCAG GCTCAAAGGCCTTGGACTATTCCAACGGTCTGTTTGACTGTCAGTCGCCTACCTCTCCGTTCATGGGAAGCCTGCGGGCGCTCCACCTATTGGAGGACCTGCGGAGTGTGATTGAGTTAATGGACACAGAGGAAAGGGAAAGTCTCCGCTGCCAGATCCCCGACTCCACCGCTGACAGTCTGGTGGAGTGGCTTCATGGTAACCTG TCCAATGGGCACATCTCTCTGGGTGGGGGTGACCACTACCAAGAAAGGCTGTCAAGACTAGAAGGCGACAAGGAGTCTCTGGTGCTTCAG GTGAGTGTGCTGACTGACCAGGTGGAGGCGCAGGGAGAGAAGATTCGTGATCTGGACATATGTTTGGATGAGCACAGGGAGAAACTCAACGCCACAGAGGAGATGCTgcagcag GAGCTTCTGTGCAGAACGGCTCTGGAGACGCAGAAACTCGAGTTAATGTCTGAAGTGTCCAACCTCAAGTTGAAGCTCAACTCTTTGGACAAGGACAGACTGGACTTTGACCGATTTAGGGACAGTGAG GATTTAATTCTTGAAATTAATGAACTTCGGTACAGACTGACAGAGCTGGACAGTGAAAAACTGCAGTATGAAAAGAAACTTAAGTCCACAAAG GAGGAGTTGTCGTCTTTGAGGAGACAGCTGGAGGGCAAAGATGGTGAAATGAGGAGACTACAGGATGACACGGCCTTCAAACCTGTTGTAACAAGTAGCCATGATGGCCTAGAAAGAG TGTCTCATCCAGATGAAACGCTTAGAAAGAGGCTGAAAGAAAAGC ATGTGGAAGTGCAAAGAATGAAAAAGGCGGTTGAATCACTAATGGCAGCAAATGAAGAAAAG GATCGTAAGATAGAGGAGCTCAAACAGTCGCTTTTGCGGTACAAGAAAGTTCAAGACATGGTGATGTCGGTACAAGGGAAAAAAG agaaaacaaaagatgcCGAGCGGCTTGAGAGTCCCGGCGATGGATCCAATCTGCTCTTGTCTGGCAGCTCTGACTCTGTGGAATCTGAAAAGCAAGACATTACAGATGTTGAACAGCTGCAAACAAAGAAGCCAGACGAG CCGGAAAGACTCAGTGGACTGAGTGAAGACTCGTCGCCCTCTCCCAGCCCAGCTGATCCAGTTCATCCATCAGAGCACGCACAGACAGAGGGCCAAAG taatcacaAACTGAGCAAAAATGACAGCCAGGCCCAGTTAGAAGACAGCAACAATGAAGTG TCTACAAgtgaagaaaactgtaaaatgagtGAAAAGCCACCTATGAATCCCTCTGCCACCTTGCCTGCCTCCATCACAGACGACAGCTTTGGTTCCAGAAAGGCTCGCTCGTCTTTTGGAAAAGGTTTCTTCAAGCTCCGCGGAGGGAAGAAAACATCCAGCAGCCCTAACCTCG ctgaaACAGAGCGACAGGGCACCGACCATCTGGACCTCGCCGGAGTGCCACAGAGGTCATCCAACAGCGACAGCACACACACGCTTCCTACAACCCCAGAAAGCAGGAAGAAGtcaaaaggcataaaaaaactCTTTGGGAA GCTTAAGCGGAGTCAGTCGACCACATTTAACCTGGATGACAACCTCCCAGAGGGAGAGTTCAAGCGAGGCGGAGTGCGAGCCACAGCGGGACCCAGACTGGGTTGGTCTCGTGATTTCCAGCGAGTCAACAA TGAAGTGGATGCTCCGTTTGCGCGCTGGTCAAAGGATCAGGTCTGTGACTGGCTGCAGGAGCAGGGCCTGGGCCTTTACGTCAACATGGCCCGTGTGTGGATTCACTCGGGACAGACTCTGCTGCAGGCGTCGCAGCAAGACCTCGAGAGG GAGCTGGGCATCAAGCAGCCACTGCACAGAAAGAAGCTGCAGCTCGCTTTGCAGGCCCTCggctcagaggaggaggataATAAGGGAAAGCTGGACTACAACTGGGTGACTA GGTGGTTGGACGACATCGGTCTACCTCAGTATAAAACCCAGTTTGATGAAGCCAGAGTTGATGGTCGAATGCTTCACTATATGACAGTG GACGACCTGCTCTCCCTGAAGGTGGGAAGTGTCCTGCATCACCTCAGCATCAAGAGAGCAATTCAGGTTCTTCGACTCAACAACTACGAGCCCAACTGTTTGCGGCGCAGACCGTCAGATGAG AACAACATTTCACCTGCAGAGATTTCCCAGTGGACCAACCACAGGGTGATGGAATGGCTTCGATCTGTCGACCTCGCCGAGTACGCTCCCAACCTCAGAGGCAGTGGCGTCCACGGAGGCCTGATG GTTCTGGAGCCCCGGTTCAATGTGGAGACCATGGCTCTGCTGCTGAACATCCCCCCTAATAAGACTCTGCTGCGTCGCCACCTGGCCACACATTTCAGTCTGCTGATTGGCTCAGAGGCCCAGCAGCTCAAACAGGAATGTCTGGAGAACCCAGACTACACGTTGCTCACTGCCACCACCAAAGTCAAG CCAAGGAAGCTGTCATTTGGTAACTTTGggatgaggaagaagaagcaGGAGGAAAATGAGGAGTATGTGTGCCCAATGGATGTGGAGATGCCAAAAGGTCGAAGCTTCCAGAAAGGCTTTGAGCTCCAGATCTATGAGGACGACCTGGACAGGCTGGAGCAG ATGGAGGACTCTGAGGGGACGGTGAGACAAATCGGGGCCTTCTCTGAGGGAATCCAGAACCTGACG AGCATGCTGAAAGATGATGAATTCTTTAAAGAGATGTCGAACTCTCCGAACCCCAGCGTAACGGATGAGGAATCCAACGCATGA